The sequence below is a genomic window from Ovis canadensis isolate MfBH-ARS-UI-01 breed Bighorn chromosome 1, ARS-UI_OviCan_v2, whole genome shotgun sequence.
GCAGGGTTTACTGGGAGCACGTTGAGAGGggtgcccacaggactgggaacAGGGGTAACTGAGGTCCCACTGTTACTCTCGATCTCTGCCTCACATCTTGCTTCTCCCTGAGGATTAGAGTCATGCAGACTATTCCACAGAGCTGGATACCCGACTGATGACAGTTCTGGGCTCATGATTCAAGAGGAAGGGGTGAGCAGATTCTCTCCCAAGCTTTGACCTGAAACATTCCAGGCATGGACTTGGACAGGCTCTCCTTCAGACACCAGGCTCACCTTGAACCAGTCTGTGGCCAGGAAGGTGGTGGCTAAGACTGATGTGAGGCCACCTCTGGGATAGGTCAGGAGTGGGGTGGGACCTTCAAGATGAGGAGCCCCACTGCAGCCACACTGTTGGAGTTGGGGAGGGGAAACAGCTTTCTCAAGAAAAGGGGAACAACGCTGGACCTGTCATAGCCCGGATGTCCACCAATCTCTTCCACTAACCTGAGCCGTGACTTCTGATCCAAACTGAATCTCAGCTCATCTATTTGAAGAGTAAGACGTGCGGATGAAGCATCTCTGTGGTTCTTTTCCAGCTCAAACACATGCTTTTGCTGAAAAATCACATGTCCGTCTCcttattcttttttaacttgCATGAGAATTAAACATCTCTGTTAAAGACCGGGAAATCGTGATTCCACACATTAACTAGGAGAGGGAAACAGAACTATTTAAAGAATGTCTTTCCTCTGAGGGCTTTTTAGAAGGTGCAGCATATCCCTGCAGTTACTGTTTCACCCCCAGAACACAGATATAAATATCTACCTACCCTTTTCCCACAGCGTATTTTATCTCCCTAAGGAGGCTCTGATTGTGGCAAAAGGTCCCTGGGGGCTGAGTGGGGAGCATGGCTTTCTCTCAGTGACAGCTGGTCGGGGAGGGCAATGCAACTGACATTTGGTCCCAGACATCTCTCTACTGGTAGCAGTTGGACCAAACACCCTTGAAATGCAGCTGCAACCAGCTCTCTATATACTAAAGGGGCCAGCTGGCTGACTCCAACGACCTGTAATCACTCCTTATTGTCACTCTATGTGTAAGGAAGTGCATGCAATTAACATCTAGTCCCTGATTGTAAGTGGACGCCATTAATTTCTGATTTTCCCAATCGCTAGAGTCATAAATTTTTTCCATCAAAACTATCAGGGTCTAGGTAGgcggaagaggaggaaaaaaaaaataaactatcaaGATTTCATGCATTTCTTCTCCCATTTCCCCTGGCCCTTCTTTCCCTGAGTTATGCTTTGTCTCTCTTTCCCTAGTGTGAGCCATAGACATTCAATTAGACTAGTATTTTTTCTGTTAATGACACCAAGACTTTTGAACTCAGCCAGAAATGAGGGTTGAATCAGATAGTCCCAATTAACCGGTATGTGGAGAAAGGTGGATTTAAGGATAGAATCAAGAGGAAACTTTATTGGAATTTCCCtaatggtccaatggttaagactccgtgctcccaataaggggggcataggtttgatccctggccagggaactgggAAACTAAGCTGCCCTCcccctcaccacacacacacaagaatagaACCTTATTTTGAATTTTGCTTCCTACTTTGCCCTTAGAACCTCTTTGGTGAGGATGGCCCTCCCAAGACCCTAGGTAGGGACAAAGGTGGTCTGTGGGTGAGCTTCTTTCCCTTTGTCCATCCTTATGTGGATGGATCACCTCAATATGCTTTGCACTCTCTCTATTCCAGTTGGACCTGGGCAATGGGGAGCTCCAGCAGGGGACTGGAGGGAAGGATGAGAACACGGTCAAGGAGTTTAAATTGCAGTCTCCCTTTGTGGGAGGTCAGCTCCCCTGGCTGCCTCCCTTGATGGGTGGGTGACCCTCTCAAGGTGGCCTGTTCTTCCCACCTCTGCTTTCTCTCCTGCATCCTTGTGGGCTGAGGGAGAGGTGGTGTCAGTTCCGAGGCTATTAACCTGGGTTCTGTCTACCTCTTGAGGTTTTCTCCTGTGTGCACTCTCCATCTTTGTTATCTGTCCCTTTATAAAGAAACTCTCCCCATATTTTTGGAATTTGACTGCTGCACCCTTAGGGAGTAGACAATTTTGCAGCCATCTTTAGCTGAAAACAGAATCTCAATGCTGAACCGACAGTATTCAGTCCAATATCTTAACCCGCACTGCAATCTTCACTCCAGGATGAGAGTCACCCTCCTCCCCCAAAGGGGAATGTGCAGGGGGTCCTGCCTCTAGTGGGGAAAGGGCATGGGACCAACTCCTCTCTCTTACCCCTCGTCCACAGTCTGTTGACTCCATTCCTAGACTGAAATGGGGGACAGAGAGGACAGACCAGTCTCACCTGAGCTGATTCTGTCATAACTGGGTTCTGCACCCTCTGGCCCGGCATGGTTAGAACCCATTCTCTCTCCTGGCCCCTCAAGACTGCCAGCACTCCAGTCCCCAGCTGTACAATGCCTGATTGGGACGGTCTCCCCTCTGGCTGGTGCTCCCCTCAGTCCTGGTTCTCCAGGGGGCCTTTCACACGTGGCTGCCCCCTCCTCTCATCCTTTCAGGTTATCTTCCTGGGCAGCACTGAAATTCTGGGCGACCCTCCCATCGGTAAATTTCGTGTCTAGTTGGCAGTCTGGTCTGGCTCACTTTGTTGTGCTCCTTCAAACAGCTCAATGGCTGGATCGTCCCGCCAGCCACTGTGTCTGCAAACCAACAGGGGACCCACAGGCTCTGGGAATGGTTTCCTGAAGTCTCCTCTCAACAAACTGAAACAAGTGGAGAGATACCCTCCACCTCCTCTGTTGGGGGAGAGGACTGGAACTCACAACCCAGCCAGTCTCCAAAGAAACGACTGTGGAGTCATGTCTGTTGCCACTTCCTCCAGCCTCTGATATTCCCTGATGCGGGAGGAGGTTTAAAGGAGGGAGTTAGTTCTCCAATAGCCTCTCTGCAGATGCCTCTGGAGTGAGGGGTGGCAGTGGGGTGTGGGGGTGAGAGAAGCAATTGGTCTCATACACCGGGCAGGTCATCTTTACCTCATCTCGGAGGCTCAGTTTTAACAGACTGTAATGGACTGTTACACATGctcttgctgtttagttgctaagttgtatccaactcttttgcaatcccattggctgtagccccaggctcctctgtccatggggactctccaggcaagaagactggagggggttgccattcccctctctaggggagcttccagacccagggatcgaacccgggtttcctgcattgcaggcagattctttagcactgagccacctgggaatgtaAGTTTTGAACTGCTAATAAaaagaatcaaaacaaaacagttcAAATTGGCTTCCATAATAATTTATTGGTTTGCATAACTGAAAAAATCCAGAAATCAAGTGCTCTGTTTCTCTGTAATTCTCTCAGCTCTGTCCATCTCAGTATTTCTAAGGTGGCTGCCCTACAGCCCCGGTGTGTGCTTCCTTGTTCATATCCAGGGAACAAAGAGGATCTCTCTTCCCTCAACCGCTGAACAAGTCTTGAGATTCACTCTGATTTGACGAAATTTGACTACATAGGCTAAGTTCTTATCCCAAGTCAATCCTACCACTGGGTGAGTACGACGCGCTGATTGTCTTAAGTCTGGGGTAGAAGCCATCCCAGCTCAATCTCTATGGGAGAGAGATGGGTCATCCTGGTTGGGTTAAACCTCTGGGGACccattcctggagttggtgatgaaggtagtggaggtgatgactcTTAGACTCAGCCTTACCCACATGTCCTAGTTGTGTAACTAAGAGAAGGGTGGGAAGGGTTATTCAGGAAGCAACTACACCCACCCAGTCCAAGGTCAGTTTACTTAAGGAACTCTTTTGTCCCAAGGTCATCCTACTCAAGTATCTCTTTGGTCCCTGCATAAAATATGATTTTGTGGGTATCTAAATATTTTGTATTCATAATACAAACATACTCATGACTTTAAAAGGCATTCGTTCTgcttttccctggagaagggatggctacccactccggtgtttttgctggcgaatcccatggacagaggagcctagagtgggctatagtcaatggggttgcaaagagtcggacaagactgagcgactaacacttttgctttggGATGACTTTGCCACTAGACATAGtccattatatttttaatgccctacaaaaatgttttaaacttttaagtcaaagaaaatacttttaatatatttctatgtgtatttttatagcaatacagttgtaaagtattattattgttatttacttttaaaaagttttggaaAATTTAAATGGAGGCATGGGCCCAGCAAGGCACATGGACTGGTGTCCCTAGGATGAGGAACAAGGTAGACAAGTTCCTAGGACCCGTCAAAGTCATTAGGCAGCCCTGCTCGGCATTCCTTCTTTACTGTGCTATCCCACCTCAGTATTTAGTGTTGCTAATAGgaattgcaggcatgaaattaaaagacgcgtgccccttggaagaaaagctatgacaaacctagacagcacattaaaaagcagaggtaatactttgccgataaaggtccgtctagtcaaagctatggtttttccagtagtcatgtatggatgtgagagttggactataaagaaagctgaccactgaagaattgatgcttttgaactgcagtgttggagaagactcttgagaatcccttggactgcaaggaggtcaaaccagtccatcctaaaggaaatcagttctgaatattcagtggaaggactgatactgaagctgaaactctaatactttggccacctgatgggaagaactgattcactggaaaaagaccctgatgctgggaaagattgcaggcaggaggagaaggtgacaacagaggatgagatggttggatggcatcatcaactcaatggacatgagtctgagtaaactctgggagttcatgatggacatggaagcctggcatgctgcagtccatggggtctcaaagagtcggacacgactgagtgattgaactgaactgaacaggaactTAAAGTCTGAATCAAAGAGATTATCCTTTGAACTCCAAGGTTAGTACCCACTTACTTGTACCAGAGATACTGAGCTTGAAAATAGTAGTCCTGGGAAGTCAAGCCTGCCTCCACAAAAGAAGCAGCGGAGGGAAGGCAATTCATTCTATGGGTgaaataaaaacctaaaatattcaAAGCATTTTCTTCTACTTGGAGGCTAATGAACATGGGCACAGTCTGCTAACATATTTTCATGCATATTATATCATGATTCCCATAACAACCCAACTCACTTAATCCACAAAGAATTCGATTCAGGGAAGGCAAGTATAACCTTCAAGTTTCCTACGCAATTATACCTCCAGGAAGGGTAGGTCAGTTCAAGGCTTTTGACTCCAAAGCTTTTGCCTTACTGCTAGTGCCCAGAGGCAATAAAATTGGAAgtcatttttttttgaaaaatagtttatcTGACCATGCAAAGTGGGCAGTGACTTAGGGCACACCCAAAGAGTTCTAAGAGCAGACCAGGGCCTTGGGGGTAACTTTCTTCCCAGACATGCTGCAAGGTTGTCCATAATGTAGGTCCATtccccaccaggctttcccgccCTAATCTGTGGTGCTTTAAGGTCAGAGGCCGGCTTCGGGGCAGCTGAGGAAGGCTAACCACCCACAAGGGAGGTTTGCTTGATGCATGGGGCCACTGGCTCCCAGATCCAGACAGCAGAGGCACTTCCATGCTTTTTAGCATCACCGCTGCTGCCCACACCGCCTCTCCAGCCTGTCCTTGCAGTGCTAGTCTGAGTGATCTGGGGTCCTCTCCACGGTATTACTAGAGCAATAGCAATCCACAAACGAAACACGCACTGGGGTGCTTCCCCGACCCAGGTGCCTGGACACCGCAGCTAGTCCCTGCCTCCACTTCGAGCATGCGCGCTATCAGGCTGCCCTCCGACCCCGCCTCCCTCAGGCCCCGCCCTTTTGGTCCTCCAccgcctcgccccgccccgcgcacGCCCAGGGGCGGTTTTTTTTCCGTCCCGTGATGCTCCGCGGCGCGGGCGATTTGTAGCAAATGGAGGGCTCTTGGTCCCCGGAAGGATGTTCCTCTACAAGCTGTACGTTTGGCCACAGGGGCGAGAGGGAAGACTCCTCTCTGTTAGGCAGGCGGCTCTCGGAAGACTCGAGCCGCCACCAGCTGCTGCAGGAGTGGGCGAACATGTGGAGCTCCGTGAGCGGAGACGCCTCGGTGGCCTGCTCTGAAAGGACGCGGCGCGAGGAGGCTGCGGAGCCTGCGGAGGGGCACAGGCCGCTGGTGTTTCTGTGCTCGCGCTGCCGGCGACCGCTGGGAGACTCGCTGAGCTGGGTGGCGAACCAGGAAGACACCAACTGCATCTTGCTGCGCTGTCAGTTCGGGCTGGGTCGGGTGGTGGGACTTAGGACTAAGGGTTGCCTTCTTCCTGGTGTGCGGCACCTGGGCGGCCCCGGAAGAGGCGGGGGTGTTTTGGAGCAACTCAGGatctttaaaagcagaaaaatctTGAGAGGCTGAGCTGTTCCAGAAAACGGGCAGGAGGAGAGTCATCCCTGCATCTTGGGCTTACTCGTGGAAGTCCTTTTCTGGGGTCCCCCATCCCAGAAGAGCAATGGATGAATCAACAACGTCGTGGGCAtgacttagggggaaaaaaaagtcaaccaACCAGGTTGTAAGCATTTAAGGTGTAGCTACTCTGTGTTATTCCTCATAGAAATTAGTGGGCTCTGTTAATCGGTAATATTGTTAATTGTTTATTTAGGAAATTAAGCTTTTCAGCGGCCTGCTTCCTGCAGGGGACGTCAGGATTGATTTTTCAGATCCTAATAGTTGTATCAGCGGACGCCTTTAGTCTGAAATGTTAACAACTTCAGAGTTGACGAATCATAATGCTGTTATAAAAATTGAAGGAGGCTTGCAATAAAAGCACTAACAACCCTCACAAaattggagaggaaggaggatgtGGTAAAAGGGTGAAGGTCAGAGTTGTAGCTTTTAATACTGATTCTACCAGTTACCTGTATGTTTCCCCAGtttctttgttttgctcttttcATAGCACTTATTTAGGGAAGTGGTTCACTGAGTTATCACTAAGTTTTCCGAGTTACCACTGATTGGTTTTCTGAGTTAATGTAAAAATGACTGTTCTTTTTGAACTTGTGGTTTTCAAGATTAAATTTCTGCTATATTTgaattctgtaaatatttttaatggcagAAATTCACCACCAATTTATTGACATTTGTGGAAAGTTTTCCTTCCTGGGATGTATtaggaagaaagaaggagagcAGTGTCCACCTGTTACCTGAAACTTTTTGAAGTCTGTTTTCCTTAAGGATGCACTTAACAATAATTGCTGAATCCTTTTCAGTTGTTAAACATAAGCCTAAGAACATACATTTCCCATAGTAATTCAATGAGATTAATCTTTCACATCTATTAAAATCAAACAATGCAGAAGGGTGTAAAAGTAAAAAGGACTTGTCCCCAAATCTTATCCCCGATCCTGACACACTCAAGGCCCCAGAGTTCAACATGCTTTATTCTCATTCATACATCCAGTTACTCTCCATGCATATATGAGCATGtttaaacatacatttttttggaattccctaaacatataaattttcaaaaacacCCTTGGGATAATGTTTATACTGTTAAGCATCCTTACCTTTTTATTCTACATCTATATTCTGAGTATTTTTCCATGTTGGTGCATATAGgcatgatgctgctgctaagtcacttcagtcgtgtccaactctgtgcgaccccatagacggcaggccaccaggctccgccatccctgggattctccaggcaggaacactggagtgggttgccatttccttctccatgcatgaaagtgaagtcactgagttgggcATAATTCACAGTTTTGGCAGCTGCCTCTTGTACCCCTGCCTCTCGTACCTCACCTGTGTAGGTGATGGCCCTCAACTgcgtgggtttgaatcctggtcttccacttactagctgtgtccTGGGGCAAGCTACATAGCCTCtctctgcttcagttttctctgtaGACTTGAGGATAATACTTACATGCGGTAATTAGGAGGACTAAGCGAGTTAGTGTGTGTCCTGTGCTAAGAAGAAATAGGAAGTGCCACTTAAGTGACATCCTTAATGGAGATGCTGTTCATCCTCCCAGTCTGCCCCTGTTGATAGAGGTCTAGGTTTTTTCCCAGGGTCGCTGCTTTAGAACCACATGTATATATCTGGGTTGAGATTTTGCCACAGTCCGAGGGCCTTTGTAGGCTGTTATAATTGAGAATCTTAATCttcattctaaaaatgaaaacgAGAGTCTATTTTAGTGAATGCGGCATTTAAGCTGGAGAGTGATAGGACTTAGGTTTTTCTTTGGAGGATGCACTGAAGAGAAGAATAAGCATGGGAGTGGGGAGGTCAGTCCGGGGCCAGCACAGCTGCTCAgggaggggaggtggtggtggtgtggggcTGGACTGAGGGTCATGAGGTAGAACGGACAGGACTTCTCAGAGGAGTGTCTGAAGGGGAGCAGGGTAAGGAGATGATGAGTGTAGGGTGACACTGATTTCTGATCTGAGCGGTGGGCGGGTGGCAGTGGGGTTTACTGAGTTAAGGTAGACTGTAGAGGAGGTGAACTCAAGAGTCTGTTCTGATGTCCTTTCTTCATGTCCCTCCACCTTTGGTATGTCCTGAATTTGGATGCTCTGGGAATGTTTCCTGTTGCTTCTAGGGTTCAGCTGTGACCCCTGTTCAAGTTGTGGTCTAAAAGATTTGGGGCTGGGTTCCTGTGgaccctctctgctgctgctgctgctaagtcgcttcagtcatgtctgactctgtgagaccccatagacggcagcccaccagcctccgccgtccctgggattctccaggcaagaacactggagtgggttgccatttccttttccaatgtatgaaagtgaaaagggaaagtgaagtcactcagtcggtgtctgactcttcgctgccccatggactgcagcctcccaggctcttccgcccttgggattttccaggcaagagtactgagtaggttgccattgccttctctctgctGCTTATAGGGAAATGAGCTCTGTATTTGAGACTTGGAAATGTATGCCCAGACTTGTggcctgctggagaaggaaatggcagcccactccagtactcttgcctggaacatcccatggatggcggagcctggtaggctgccatccatggggtcggaaagagtcggacacgactgagcaacctcactcactcactctgcgGTAATCCCTGTTTCACTGTGTTTGGCGGGTATACTTAATAGTCTGTGATGTGAGGTTCTGATTGTTCCAAGTTTCATCGTCAGTTGaattttttcttccctgattgtTCTAAATTTTACCATCAATTgaattttttcttcctaattttattcattttgttaatttcagtgttttctgggaagggaaggaaataaCTCTTATTCTGCTATGTTTTTCCAGGAGACCCTGTACCCTTAGTTTTaaaccactgtgtgtgtgtgacttttgggcctttgttttttttctggctttctgAGTTCTAAAATTAAAGTTGAATTAGAAGTTCTCTAAATACCTGCATGTGTCTTATATCAAACCACATTAATACTTTGTTGTTACGTCTTTCCAGGTGTTACCTGTAATGTTTCTGTGAATGAGGAACAGATGCTATCCAAACGTAAACATGATAATTGTTGGTGAGTAAAGCTATATCTATATGagtatgtatgttttcattttttttaataaaaatatttgaaaagatcatCAGCAGTAAAATTTGGGATAAAACTTttttcatggtgtgtgtgtgtgcttagttgctcagttgtgtctggctctttgcaaccccaaggactgtagccctccaggctcctctggaggaggattccgtgggggttctccaggcaacaggactggagtgggttgccatgccctcctccagaggagcttcccaagccaggaatcaaacccaggtctcctgcatttcaggtggattcttcacagtctgagccactagggaagccctttttcaTGGTGATATCAAATCAGTCATTGTGCATACTTAGTtacttcactcgtgtctgactctttgcaagcctgtgggctgtagcccgccaggctcctctgtccatgggatcctccaggcaaggatactgctgTGGGTTActgtgttctcctccaggggatcttgctgacccagggatcgagcccacgtctcttacatctgctgcattggcaggtggtttcctgAGTGACAGTGGGCGCCTGTAGATTTAAGATGGAAGAGTTTCTAAACTTCTCAAGGCCTGTTCCAACACTTCCATTTTGGGTGTTTGGCTTGGACCaaaattgaaaattgaaaataaaaacaggaaaagaaagtatCTTTATCGTGGAATCTCTGAGCCAAAGAATGCTTTAGATAAATGCTCCCGACTTTTCATGCCGTAGCTCCCATAGATAATGCTGATGCGGCACATACAGACATGTGGCCCACTGCGGTAAAGACAAGGCTGCACGCCCGGTGGCACAGGGGCTCCAGCTGTCCCAGGCCCTGTTTTATCTCTCCAGGTGTTGAAGGGATCACTGTCCTGCTCTACCTGCCACCGTCTACTGCAAGCAGCATCCTCAGCACACTAAATGGGAAGCTCTGCTTTGAAGAATTGTTGCCCAAAAGTTGTCTTACTGATGCATGTGAATAAGTGGTACACAAGCAATTCAACAGAAATGAAtaatcatattaaaattttattattttttatttattttaatatttatctatttggcccCACAGGGTCTTCTTGGTGGCTCTTGGGATCTTTGCTCTTTGGTTGTGGACTCTTTAgtgtgcaaactcttagttgtggcacgtgggatctagttccctcatccccaagggtcaaacctgggccccctgcactggggagcccagagtctcagccgctattttttttttttttttcaattttaaaacattggtTTTTCATTTCTAGTAATGTTAGAGTGTCCTACTCAAATAAAGtatagtttcatttaaaaaattactctctTTAAGGAGAATTTAAAGTCATAATAGGACAGGTGGCGTGCGAATGTAGCAGAAATTGTACTGCTGGCACGCTGGTAGTagcaatttggaaaacccagcctTGGATCATTTCTCCCTTTattgatgaagaaaatgaggccTGGGGAGGTTTACAGCCTCACCAAGGACATAGGCCGTTAGCAGGAGCTAATGATGGTGCTTTGCTGTCCCTTTGCTTCCTGCAGAGTGTCCTCTACTTCCCAGTTCCAGTCATTCTGATGTCAGCTTACAGCTTTGCTGTCGCGCACTTGATATTTTTCATTACATTGACCctgagtttttatttgtttattttaaaaggaatctgTATGACTGCCGTGAAAGTATCAATTGctgttgagtgagtgagtgagtgaagtcgctcagttgtgtctgactctttgcaaccccatggacggtagcctaccaggctccaccatccgtgggattttccaggcaagaatactggagtgggctgccatttccttctccagctgatcttcccaaaccagagattgaacccgggtctctggcattgcagacagatgctttaccgtctgagccacaagtctGCGCATGTCGAAAGTAACTGTGACAATAATTACGGTGGAAACAAATGTTATTAAATTCTAGCTGAGATACCCCCGGCTGGCTGGTTCTGAGCCCGAGGTCTGTCCTCTTACAGTTAAAAGATTTGCAGCTGTGACATACACATTAAAGACCTCTAGCACCAGGCTGAGACTCTTCTGTTCTTCATAATCAAGATTTCTAGAGAACTGAAAAGGGAATTGACTCTTGCTCTGAGTCAGTGTTGTGAGTTCTGCTCGCTTGTATCACCTGAACCCCATCCTTTATGCCAAACTATAGCTCATGGGCCAAGCGCCTGTTTttataaacatgtttttattGGAGCGCAGGTCATTCAGTCATGTGTTATCTGTGGTGGCTACCGTGCCACAGTGGTAGAGACAAGTAGTTGCAGTAGACGCCACGTAGCCTGCAAGCCTGAAATACTTGTTCTCTGACtcatcacagaaaaaaatctgcctatccCTGCCCCAGGGCATTAATGATCCTCGGTGGACAATGTGACATTTAAAGAACATGTACGATCTTTTTGCCTTATTTCagaattttagttaatttttaataCCAGATTGAGGCGTTTACATTCTAGAAAAGCAGCATCTTCTTAGTATATTCtcatcttcttttttgtttttctgaatttttatttatttttgtctgtgctccgtcttcattgctgtgcatgggctttctctagttctggcgAGCTGGGACTGCTCTCTAGCTGGCGGTGTtcgagcttctcattgcggtggcttgttgtggagcatgggccctaggaGCTCGGGCTttagcacaggcttagttgctccacggcatgtggaatcttcctgggctagggatcgaacccttgtcccctgcattggcaggtggattcttatccattgtaccaccaaggaaatccagcATACTCTCTGCTTTGTCACTTGTGTGCATGCTGTCTGTCACTGGATACTGAAGGCAGTGTGACCTGGAGGTGCTTTCAAATGTAAGCATcttactatctttttttttttcctttttatacatAGGACCTAGTAGGGTCAGGGTAACATACTTCAGCAACTTAAACGTTTAGGTGTTTACAGATCTCAACAATGGGGTGTTTGTGGTAACCAGTCACTAAAGGGCGACGTTTCTTGTTGCAGCATCCTGCAGACTTTGTACTGCACAGGTTGTTCGCTCAGCCTCGGCTACCTGTACAGGTGCACACCCAAGGATCTAGACTACAAGAGGGACATGTTCTGCCTTAGTGTTGAAGCCATTGAAAGGTATGTTTGAGGCATACATGAATAGCTCATCGCTGAATTCTCAGAAAGTTGTTTGCAGACAAATTGGTATGAAAATTTGGAGACTAAACATTGTTtggttaaaatatgtttttaaataataatttctgaCCCTAAAGcaagtgatttttgttgttgtttggacCTGATTTATTTGCTATTGGAAAAGTCTGTTATGCTAAATTGTAAAAGAAAGCCCTGTGAGAACATTTTGTAGAGTAAAAATTTGctgtttttcttaattaaatttagtttagtaggatttttttaaagcaattatgtGTATCAAtatattttgtccattttattttttcctctagtttttaGTCTAGTATAATAACTTGAAAAAATAGGAATTTCAGAAATGGTTGGGAAAGAAGTCCCTTTGTTCTGGAAAAGTAGAAATGCAAAGTCCAGCTATTTCCTAGAGGACTGTAAATAACTGCCTGCTGTTTTGAGAGATGCAAGGAAGTACCTTCATTTTTCAAGACTTCTAAAAGGTGTTTGGAGAGAACGTGAATTAGGGTCTGATGACATATATCTTACTGACCCTTTAGTTcattaaccttttaaaatt
It includes:
- the MIS18A gene encoding protein Mis18-alpha, whose protein sequence is MEGSWSPEGCSSTSCTFGHRGEREDSSLLGRRLSEDSSRHQLLQEWANMWSSVSGDASVACSERTRREEAAEPAEGHRPLVFLCSRCRRPLGDSLSWVANQEDTNCILLRCVTCNVSVNEEQMLSKRKHDNCCILQTLYCTGCSLSLGYLYRCTPKDLDYKRDMFCLSVEAIESYVLGSSEKQIVSEDKELFNLESRVEIEKSLKEMEDVLKALQTKLWEVESKLSFTSCKS